From Saccharothrix espanaensis DSM 44229, the proteins below share one genomic window:
- a CDS encoding LysR family transcriptional regulator — protein MDLEGVRSFLAVAKHHTISKAAASLYVTQPTMSLRLRRLEEGLGFPLFERGWRGVTLTRQGAYFLPYAAQLVRDLASASEVLGEAGQGQGRPLSFATVARDQEDQLVVGVDSWLTGRMTDAVVDTFDAAVGPHGFRITGRPAPTLIDLLELEHIDYAVFYSTGTGDAIHARPLLRDRMVLVHHGDLVLDGERESAVREALSAHDFLLFDNPVLTHHAGVTTRLIDDYGLTRFRVVDDLDVMLSLLRKGGTISILPVSAIPPDSRGDTIAITELGRFSPEITIDLGWHARSGRVAEFDAFHAAIAAAIAARPAGPDATVFRAPPSP, from the coding sequence ATGGATTTGGAGGGCGTGCGGTCATTCCTGGCTGTGGCCAAGCACCACACCATCTCCAAGGCCGCCGCCAGCCTGTACGTGACCCAGCCGACGATGAGCCTGCGGCTGCGCCGCCTGGAGGAGGGGCTCGGCTTCCCGTTGTTCGAACGGGGGTGGCGCGGGGTCACCCTGACCCGCCAGGGCGCGTACTTCCTGCCGTACGCCGCCCAGCTGGTCCGAGACCTGGCCAGTGCGTCGGAGGTGCTCGGTGAGGCGGGTCAGGGACAGGGCCGCCCGCTGAGCTTCGCGACCGTCGCGCGGGACCAGGAGGACCAACTCGTCGTCGGGGTGGACTCGTGGCTCACCGGCCGGATGACGGACGCGGTCGTGGACACGTTCGACGCCGCGGTGGGGCCGCACGGCTTCCGGATCACCGGCAGGCCGGCACCCACCCTGATCGACCTGCTCGAACTGGAGCACATCGACTACGCCGTGTTCTACTCGACGGGCACGGGCGACGCCATCCACGCGCGTCCGCTGCTCCGCGATCGGATGGTGCTGGTGCACCACGGGGACCTCGTGCTGGACGGCGAGCGGGAGTCCGCCGTCCGCGAGGCGCTGTCGGCCCACGACTTCCTGCTGTTCGACAACCCCGTGCTGACCCACCACGCGGGCGTCACCACCCGGCTGATCGACGACTACGGCCTCACCCGGTTCCGCGTGGTCGACGACCTCGACGTGATGCTCTCCCTGCTGCGCAAGGGCGGCACGATCTCGATCCTCCCGGTCAGCGCGATCCCACCGGACTCGCGGGGCGACACGATCGCGATCACCGAACTCGGCCGGTTCTCGCCGGAGATCACCATCGACCTCGGCTGGCACGCGCGCAGCGGCCGGGTGGCCGAGTTCGACGCGTTCCACGCGGCGATCGCCGCGGCGATCGCCGCCCGACCCGCCGGACCGGACGCCACCGTGTTCCGGGCGCCACCGTCACCATGA
- a CDS encoding SDR family oxidoreductase, whose protein sequence is MLRRGMVEAMKTWFITGASRGFGRIWATAALERGDRVAATARQPETLQDLAETYGDRLLPIALDVTERAQVFAAVDRAAEAFDGVDVVVNNAGYGLFGMIEETTEEQARAQIETNLFGPLWVTQAALPIMRTQGGGHLVQVSSIGGIAAFPTLGLYNASKWALEGMSEALAQEVGPLGIKVTILEPGPYGTDWAGASAAHTAPIAAYEPIRQARRAGATARAPGDPSVTAEVVLSLVDLPEPPLRLFLGSYPYPITESVYQQRLATWHQWRELAETA, encoded by the coding sequence ATGCTGCGCCGGGGCATGGTCGAGGCCATGAAGACATGGTTCATCACCGGGGCGTCACGCGGCTTCGGACGCATCTGGGCAACGGCGGCGCTCGAGCGCGGTGACCGGGTCGCCGCGACGGCACGTCAGCCCGAAACGCTCCAGGACCTGGCCGAGACCTACGGCGACCGCCTCCTGCCGATCGCGCTCGACGTGACCGAACGGGCTCAGGTCTTCGCCGCGGTGGACCGCGCCGCTGAAGCCTTCGACGGCGTGGACGTGGTCGTCAACAACGCCGGCTACGGCCTGTTCGGCATGATCGAGGAGACCACCGAGGAGCAGGCCCGAGCCCAGATCGAGACCAACCTGTTCGGCCCGCTCTGGGTGACCCAAGCCGCTCTGCCGATCATGCGGACGCAGGGTGGCGGGCACCTTGTCCAGGTCTCCAGCATCGGCGGCATCGCCGCCTTCCCGACGCTGGGCCTCTACAACGCCTCCAAGTGGGCCCTTGAAGGGATGAGCGAGGCCCTGGCCCAGGAGGTCGGCCCGCTCGGTATCAAGGTGACGATCCTCGAGCCAGGACCGTACGGCACCGACTGGGCCGGGGCATCGGCGGCGCACACCGCGCCGATCGCGGCCTATGAGCCGATCCGGCAGGCCCGCCGGGCCGGCGCCACCGCCCGCGCGCCAGGCGACCCGTCGGTCACCGCTGAGGTCGTCCTCAGCCTGGTCGACCTGCCGGAACCGCCGCTGCGGCTGTTCCTCGGCAGCTACCCGTACCCGATCACCGAGAGCGTGTACCAGCAGCGGCTCGCCACCTGGCATCAGTGGCGCGAGCTGGCCGAGACGGCGTGA
- a CDS encoding helix-turn-helix domain-containing protein, with protein MTRDNLLGEFLQARRARVRPGEVGLVSYGRRRVTGLRRDELARLAGVSVQYLTRLEQGVDRHPSPQVVDALTTALRLDLDAASHLRALAASPTEPLKPSDFRVEVQHLLDSWGSTPAYVRDRRFDVLTANKAAMVLSPMYHPGHNLVRDVFLDPAARSLFPDWPDIAEQTVAALRATADPRDPRTATLVAELQHHDDFRSLWARHDVRPSRNETKRFDHPDAGHLTLRRQTLTVAGAEDQVIIVYQPEPGSASADALAGLLQPETAASHAPTRRCRD; from the coding sequence ATGACACGCGACAATCTTCTCGGGGAGTTCCTCCAGGCGCGCCGGGCCCGCGTGCGGCCGGGCGAGGTAGGGCTTGTGTCCTACGGTCGGCGCCGAGTCACCGGACTCCGCCGCGACGAGCTCGCGAGACTCGCCGGCGTCTCCGTCCAGTACCTGACAAGGCTGGAGCAGGGCGTCGACCGGCACCCGTCCCCCCAGGTCGTGGACGCGTTGACGACGGCGCTGCGCCTCGACCTCGACGCCGCGAGCCACCTGCGCGCCCTGGCCGCGTCGCCAACGGAACCACTCAAGCCCAGCGATTTCCGCGTCGAGGTGCAGCACCTACTCGACTCATGGGGCAGCACCCCGGCGTACGTCCGCGACCGCCGTTTCGATGTGCTGACGGCCAACAAGGCAGCCATGGTGCTCTCCCCGATGTACCACCCCGGGCACAACCTGGTCCGCGATGTATTCCTCGACCCCGCCGCCCGCAGCTTGTTCCCGGACTGGCCGGACATCGCCGAACAGACAGTCGCGGCCTTGCGGGCGACGGCCGATCCACGCGACCCACGGACGGCCACCCTCGTGGCCGAGTTGCAGCACCACGACGACTTCCGCTCGTTGTGGGCCAGACACGACGTACGCCCGTCACGCAACGAGACCAAGCGGTTCGATCACCCCGACGCCGGCCACCTCACCCTGCGCCGTCAGACCCTCACCGTCGCCGGAGCCGAGGACCAGGTGATCATCGTCTACCAGCCGGAGCCCGGCAGCGCTTCGGCCGACGCCCTGGCAGGGCTTCTCCAGCCCGAGACTGCTGCGTCCCACGCACCCACGCGGCGATGCCGCGACTGA
- a CDS encoding PucR family transcriptional regulator gives MSCDEETDRAVCGALEAQLAGVAGQLLLRSEELVAAQLRVVGAIGSYRAVPPSEVRPSAHRNVVRVVAALRGAEHPAAGAVEEDERETGRRRALQGIPSADVLVAYRRGIALLRDEFLRAARAEGLPADAALVGVQRIWQVGDRYSNDILAGHRKTGFDLVHREGQHRRMLLTRLLEGTMTTEQVVTAGVGLGLVVDRDYWVLRARSAGSDPVTLTRELERAAGAQDTVLIGAYRGDAAAVLSRPVTAEPAGDITVGLAGPAGLSRLGGAFAEATRLLEAAIRFGRGGVVDRGRMALRLAVADERELGEYLHARYVEPVSAESATGEALLASVETYLSRRRSIPEAAAALSVHVNTLRYRLARFAALTGADLQDTETAFEVWWALQYRNLCGSPM, from the coding sequence GTGTCGTGTGACGAGGAGACGGACCGGGCGGTCTGCGGTGCGTTGGAGGCCCAGCTCGCCGGGGTGGCCGGGCAATTGTTGCTGCGGAGCGAGGAGTTGGTGGCGGCGCAGTTGCGCGTTGTCGGTGCGATCGGCTCGTACCGCGCTGTTCCGCCGTCGGAGGTCCGGCCGTCCGCGCACCGCAACGTCGTCCGGGTTGTCGCCGCGCTCCGCGGTGCGGAGCACCCGGCGGCCGGTGCGGTCGAGGAGGACGAGCGGGAGACCGGGCGGCGTCGGGCGTTGCAGGGCATCCCCAGCGCGGACGTCCTGGTCGCCTACCGGAGGGGCATCGCGTTGCTACGCGACGAGTTCCTTCGGGCAGCGCGGGCCGAGGGGCTCCCGGCCGACGCTGCGCTGGTCGGCGTCCAGCGGATCTGGCAGGTAGGCGACCGCTACAGCAACGACATCCTCGCCGGTCACCGCAAAACCGGGTTCGACCTCGTCCACCGCGAGGGGCAGCACCGCAGGATGCTGCTCACCCGCCTGCTGGAGGGCACGATGACGACGGAACAGGTGGTCACGGCGGGCGTCGGCCTCGGGCTCGTCGTCGATCGGGACTACTGGGTCCTGCGGGCGCGCTCCGCCGGCAGCGATCCGGTGACGCTGACCCGGGAGCTGGAACGCGCGGCCGGCGCGCAGGACACGGTGCTGATAGGCGCTTACCGCGGTGACGCGGCGGCCGTGCTGTCTCGGCCTGTCACCGCCGAGCCGGCGGGCGACATCACGGTCGGGCTGGCGGGCCCAGCCGGGCTGTCCCGGTTGGGCGGCGCGTTCGCCGAGGCCACCCGACTGCTGGAGGCGGCGATCAGGTTCGGCCGTGGCGGGGTCGTGGACCGCGGGCGGATGGCGTTGCGGCTGGCGGTGGCGGACGAGCGGGAGTTGGGGGAGTACCTGCACGCACGCTACGTCGAACCGGTGTCTGCGGAGAGCGCCACCGGTGAGGCGCTGCTTGCCAGCGTCGAGACCTACTTGTCCCGGCGGCGGTCGATTCCCGAGGCCGCCGCCGCCCTGTCCGTCCACGTCAACACCCTGCGCTACCGGTTGGCGCGCTTCGCCGCGCTGACCGGGGCGGACCTTCAGGACACGGAAACCGCGTTCGAGGTGTGGTGGGCGCTCCAGTATCGCAATTTGTGTGGATCTCCAATGTAA
- a CDS encoding isochorismatase family protein — protein sequence MTTPPWIVDPATCALLVIDMQNDFVRAGFPMAVPMARERVSVMREVIDTCRGAGIPVIYTQHILYDTFDVSPLETAYIPRLRESGMRDGSHGAEIIDELAPEPGEMVIRKHRYDAFHNTPLHSVLNTIRGLRRVDTVIIIGTLTEACCESTARSAYMHDYRVAFIEDATGALSDSAQEATLRSIRGFFGRVLPASALTEELGG from the coding sequence ATGACGACCCCTCCCTGGATTGTCGATCCAGCTACCTGCGCGTTGCTCGTCATCGACATGCAGAACGATTTCGTGCGTGCGGGTTTTCCGATGGCTGTGCCGATGGCCCGCGAGCGGGTGTCGGTCATGCGGGAAGTCATCGACACGTGCCGGGGCGCGGGAATTCCCGTGATCTACACGCAGCACATCCTTTATGACACCTTCGACGTGTCGCCACTGGAGACCGCGTACATTCCTCGGCTGCGCGAATCCGGTATGCGCGACGGCAGCCACGGCGCGGAGATCATCGACGAACTCGCGCCGGAGCCGGGCGAGATGGTGATCCGGAAACACCGGTACGACGCCTTCCACAACACACCGCTGCACAGCGTGCTGAACACGATCCGGGGACTGCGGCGGGTCGACACGGTGATCATCATCGGCACCCTGACCGAGGCGTGCTGCGAATCGACCGCCCGCAGTGCGTACATGCACGACTACCGCGTCGCCTTCATCGAGGACGCGACCGGTGCCCTTTCCGATTCCGCGCAGGAGGCGACACTCCGCTCCATCCGCGGTTTCTTCGGCCGGGTGCTGCCCGCGTCCGCGCTCACCGAGGAGCTGGGCGGATGA
- a CDS encoding MFS transporter produces the protein MSRDVRYERRAVTLLALGFGLVGLDRWIIAPLFPAMADELGLDYQDLGGIVGVLGVAWGVSSLLMGRLSDRIGRRKVLVPGILLFSLCTAFTGLAGGLFSLIAIRLVIGLTEGAYSPAAFAATAEASHPKRRGLNMGIQQSTFALFGVGLGPILATQLLQVLPSWHWVFALLVVPGVLLAVLLAKVIREPDVLVAPAPVAAERPKWSHLFRHRNIPLAIVALCGTMTCIFVLSAMVPSYLTDFLHLSTVQMGMIASGIGFGAFFGQLVIPGASDRIGRRPAVLVALVLCAALLAVFAAQGPVMPVLFLLLFFVAFGANGCLALIVGALTVESVPPALTATAIGTVMGIGEIFGGGVAPVVAGYLSKHYGIQYSLYLALGGLLLAVVTAVFFVETAPRRSRRAAPAARPEVV, from the coding sequence ATGAGCAGGGACGTCCGTTACGAGCGCAGGGCGGTCACCCTGCTCGCGTTGGGCTTCGGTCTGGTCGGCCTCGACCGGTGGATCATCGCCCCGCTGTTCCCCGCGATGGCCGACGAACTCGGCCTCGACTACCAGGACCTCGGCGGCATCGTCGGCGTGCTCGGCGTGGCCTGGGGCGTGTCGTCGCTGCTGATGGGCCGGTTGTCCGACCGGATCGGCCGCCGGAAGGTGCTCGTCCCCGGCATCCTGCTGTTCTCGCTGTGCACGGCGTTCACCGGACTGGCCGGCGGGCTGTTCAGCCTGATCGCCATCCGGTTGGTCATCGGGCTGACCGAGGGGGCGTACAGCCCGGCGGCGTTCGCCGCGACCGCGGAGGCGTCCCACCCCAAGCGCCGCGGTCTGAACATGGGCATCCAGCAGAGCACGTTCGCGCTCTTCGGGGTCGGACTCGGACCGATCCTCGCCACCCAGCTGCTCCAGGTGCTGCCGAGCTGGCACTGGGTGTTCGCGCTCCTGGTCGTGCCCGGCGTCTTGCTGGCCGTCCTGCTGGCCAAGGTGATCAGGGAACCGGACGTGCTCGTCGCGCCCGCCCCGGTCGCGGCCGAGCGGCCGAAGTGGAGCCACCTGTTCCGGCACCGCAACATCCCGCTGGCCATCGTCGCCCTGTGCGGCACGATGACGTGCATCTTCGTGCTCAGCGCGATGGTGCCCAGCTACCTCACCGACTTCCTGCACCTGAGCACCGTGCAGATGGGGATGATCGCCTCGGGCATCGGGTTCGGCGCGTTCTTCGGCCAGCTCGTCATCCCCGGCGCGTCCGACCGGATCGGCCGCAGGCCCGCCGTGCTGGTCGCGCTGGTGCTGTGCGCCGCGCTGCTGGCCGTGTTCGCCGCGCAGGGCCCGGTGATGCCCGTGCTGTTCCTGCTGCTGTTCTTCGTCGCGTTCGGCGCGAACGGGTGCCTGGCGCTGATCGTGGGCGCGTTGACGGTGGAGTCCGTGCCGCCCGCGCTGACCGCCACCGCCATCGGGACCGTGATGGGCATCGGCGAGATCTTCGGCGGCGGTGTCGCACCCGTGGTCGCGGGCTACCTCTCGAAGCACTACGGCATCCAGTACTCGCTGTACCTGGCGCTGGGCGGGTTGCTCCTCGCCGTGGTCACGGCGGTGTTCTTCGTGGAGACCGCGCCGCGCAGGTCACGCCGGGCCGCACCTGCGGCGCGACCCGAAGTGGTGTGA